A region of Bacteroidota bacterium DNA encodes the following proteins:
- a CDS encoding bifunctional 4-hydroxy-2-oxoglutarate aldolase/2-dehydro-3-deoxy-phosphogluconate aldolase encodes MSRFSRINVATEMARTGMVPVFYHSDVDVCKKVLKACYDGGVRVFEFTNRGDFAHEVFSELNKYAIKELPELILGVGSVIDAATASLYMQLGTNFVVSPVLKEEMAVVCNRRKILWCPGCGSVTEISRAEELGAEIVKIFPASQVGGPKFVAAVKGPMPWTSIMPTGGVEPTEENLKAWFDAGVVCVGMGSKLITKDLIAKGEFEKLAVDVKKAIELIQKLKAK; translated from the coding sequence ATGTCACGTTTTTCAAGAATTAATGTAGCCACAGAGATGGCCAGAACGGGAATGGTCCCGGTATTTTATCATTCGGATGTGGATGTATGCAAAAAAGTTTTAAAAGCTTGTTATGATGGTGGAGTGAGGGTGTTTGAATTTACCAACCGGGGCGATTTTGCTCATGAGGTATTTTCCGAACTTAATAAATACGCCATTAAGGAACTTCCTGAACTGATCCTTGGCGTGGGTTCTGTTATTGATGCGGCAACAGCTTCTTTGTACATGCAGTTGGGCACAAATTTCGTTGTTTCGCCTGTTTTAAAAGAAGAAATGGCTGTCGTATGCAACCGGCGAAAAATCCTGTGGTGTCCCGGTTGTGGATCAGTAACTGAAATTTCAAGGGCTGAGGAACTGGGAGCAGAAATTGTTAAAATATTCCCTGCTTCTCAGGTGGGTGGCCCAAAATTTGTTGCTGCGGTTAAAGGCCCGATGCCCTGGACCAGCATAATGCCTACCGGAGGGGTTGAACCTACGGAGGAAAATTTAAAAGCCTGGTTTGACGCCGGAGTGGTTTGCGTCGGAATGGGTTCTAAGTTGATCACCAAAGACCTGATTGCTAAAGGGGAGTTTGAAAAGTTGGCCGTTGACGTGAAGAAAGCCATTGAGTTGATACAAAAATTAAAAGCGAAATAA
- a CDS encoding DUF362 domain-containing protein produces the protein MISSFIIYLSSLLGSVFAFKKARLHFRHGQYLYAFLLLIAGIVAVFSFVSNKADKIYAQSVNSVMFEPNKPLGIGKGIFPGRVVWVFDPKVANWDGGKDCWWTEENLSQSEIIRMLNVSLTSLTGQKDEIKAWDKLFRHFNLTKKGINQGYRKDQKIAIKINQNNTLRHKDTCGLNASPQMVYALLLSLTKAAGVPQKNITVFDASRFISDNIFNKCHKAFPEVLFVDNVGGEGRIKATYVDNAIPYSMDNGQLANGLASCAVEADYLIDMALLKGHIGQGVTLCAKNFYGATSINWNYRKNAHNNFNPERSGKPHYMTFVDFLGHKDLGGKTLLFMIDGIYGARSQDGPPLIKDKWKMEPFNGRWPSSLFVSQDGVAIDAVGIDFLRSEWPDLRDLSYCDQYLKEAALADNPPSKTVYDPERDHIACKSLGVMEHWNNSKEKKYSRNLGKKMGIELVFKPIHLK, from the coding sequence ATGATATCTAGTTTTATTATATATCTGTCATCCTTGTTGGGATCGGTTTTTGCTTTTAAAAAAGCAAGACTTCATTTCAGGCATGGTCAATATTTGTATGCTTTTTTGTTGCTTATAGCCGGAATAGTTGCAGTATTTTCATTTGTTAGTAATAAAGCAGATAAAATATATGCCCAGTCCGTCAACTCAGTTATGTTTGAACCCAACAAGCCTTTAGGAATCGGTAAGGGGATTTTCCCCGGAAGGGTGGTTTGGGTTTTCGATCCCAAAGTGGCCAACTGGGATGGGGGGAAGGATTGCTGGTGGACTGAGGAAAATCTTTCCCAGTCAGAAATTATCAGAATGCTGAATGTGTCGCTTACTTCATTAACTGGCCAGAAGGATGAAATTAAAGCTTGGGACAAACTTTTCAGGCATTTTAATTTAACTAAGAAAGGTATCAATCAGGGTTATAGGAAAGATCAGAAAATTGCAATAAAAATAAACCAGAATAATACCCTAAGGCATAAGGACACTTGTGGGCTTAATGCATCTCCACAAATGGTCTATGCTCTTTTGTTAAGTCTGACCAAAGCGGCGGGTGTTCCTCAAAAGAATATTACGGTTTTCGATGCGAGCAGATTCATAAGTGATAATATTTTTAACAAATGCCATAAAGCATTTCCTGAAGTTTTATTCGTGGATAATGTTGGGGGTGAGGGAAGAATTAAAGCTACTTATGTCGACAATGCTATCCCTTATTCAATGGATAATGGCCAATTGGCAAATGGACTTGCATCTTGCGCGGTGGAAGCCGATTATCTGATCGATATGGCTTTACTGAAAGGCCATATAGGGCAAGGTGTTACGCTTTGCGCAAAGAATTTTTATGGAGCTACAAGTATAAACTGGAACTATAGAAAAAATGCCCATAATAATTTTAATCCCGAACGGTCTGGAAAACCGCACTATATGACTTTTGTCGATTTCCTGGGTCACAAGGATCTGGGTGGGAAAACTTTGCTTTTTATGATTGATGGTATATACGGTGCAAGATCTCAGGACGGTCCTCCTTTAATTAAGGATAAATGGAAGATGGAGCCATTTAATGGCCGCTGGCCTTCAAGTCTTTTTGTTTCCCAGGATGGGGTTGCCATTGATGCCGTAGGTATTGATTTCTTACGTTCTGAATGGCCTGATTTACGCGATCTTTCTTATTGCGATCAATATCTGAAGGAAGCAGCTCTTGCTGATAATCCGCCGTCAAAGACGGTTTATGATCCTGAACGCGATCACATTGCCTGTAAAAGTTTGGGCGTTATGGAGCATTGGAATAATTCGAAAGAAAAAAAGTATAGTAGAAATCTCGGCAAAAAAATGGGCATAGAATTGGTATTTAAACCTATCCACCTAAAGTAA
- a CDS encoding VWA domain-containing protein, with protein MKKGYYLILFILFFIVLLPKAAAQNVDKIQKTRILFVFDASESMTGLWEKHVKIDLARSVLLHFVDSLEKLPNVEMALRVYGHTSPVNPQNCFDTRLEVPFAPNNALRIRQRLNSIKPKGTTPIAFSLKKCVNDFSPCTNCRNIVILITDGIEACDGDPCAASLELQKNGIILKPFILGIGIDENFTKSFDCIGKYFDVIKEENFQSTLDVIINQALNRSSAQVNLLDKNGNPTETNVNMTFFDRKTGKVKYNYVHTINSKGNPDTLLIDPNTAYRIRINSIPPVYIDSAKMTLGRHNIFASDLSQGYLLVTSRDNSVYRETQVIVRKSGNSSTLNVQKINEKEKYLSGKYSLEVLTLPRIIVNDVDIKEAHTTTVEIPRPGMVNLLRNAPGFGSLYLRKDNDLQWVTNLDQDSGNTTLLLQPGSYTVIFRSLNARKSIYTISRNFELNQGSAKTIELY; from the coding sequence ATGAAGAAGGGATATTATTTGATTTTATTTATCTTGTTCTTTATTGTTCTGCTTCCCAAAGCAGCAGCCCAGAATGTTGACAAAATCCAGAAGACTCGTATCCTTTTTGTCTTCGATGCTTCCGAAAGCATGACCGGTTTATGGGAAAAGCATGTCAAAATTGATCTTGCCCGTAGTGTTTTATTGCATTTCGTGGATAGTCTCGAAAAATTGCCCAATGTGGAAATGGCGCTTAGGGTTTATGGCCACACGAGCCCTGTAAATCCTCAAAATTGTTTTGATACGAGACTTGAAGTCCCTTTTGCTCCCAATAATGCTTTGAGAATACGCCAGAGGCTCAATTCCATTAAGCCCAAAGGTACTACGCCCATTGCCTTTTCTTTGAAAAAATGTGTCAACGACTTTTCGCCCTGTACAAATTGCCGGAATATTGTCATATTAATTACTGATGGTATTGAAGCCTGTGATGGCGATCCTTGTGCAGCTTCGCTTGAATTGCAAAAAAATGGGATAATTCTGAAGCCATTTATTTTGGGAATAGGAATTGATGAAAATTTTACTAAATCATTCGATTGCATCGGTAAATATTTTGATGTGATCAAGGAAGAAAATTTTCAGAGTACCCTGGATGTGATAATTAATCAGGCATTAAACCGCTCTTCGGCCCAGGTGAATTTGCTTGATAAAAATGGAAATCCTACGGAAACCAATGTGAATATGACCTTCTTTGACCGCAAGACAGGGAAAGTAAAATATAATTATGTTCATACCATTAACAGCAAGGGGAATCCGGATACCTTACTTATAGATCCCAATACCGCCTACCGCATCAGGATTAATTCCATTCCGCCGGTCTACATTGACAGTGCAAAAATGACCCTGGGCAGACACAATATTTTTGCTTCTGATTTATCTCAAGGTTATCTCCTGGTTACATCCCGCGATAACAGTGTTTACAGGGAAACCCAGGTTATAGTCCGGAAGTCGGGAAATTCCAGTACGCTAAACGTACAGAAGATTAATGAAAAAGAAAAATATCTGTCCGGCAAATATTCTCTCGAAGTCCTTACTCTTCCCAGAATTATTGTAAATGACGTGGATATTAAAGAAGCACATACTACTACTGTTGAAATCCCCCGGCCTGGCATGGTAAATTTGTTGAGAAATGCTCCCGGTTTCGGCAGCCTTTATCTTCGTAAGGATAATGATTTGCAATGGGTGACTAATCTTGACCAGGATTCAGGAAATACAACCTTACTCCTTCAGCCTGGAAGCTATACAGTAATCTTTAGATCTTTGAATGCCAGGAAAAGTATATATACTATTTCTAGAAATTTTGAGTTAAATCAAGGGAGTGCTAAAACAATTGAATTGTATTAA
- a CDS encoding sigma-70 family RNA polymerase sigma factor, with protein MSDNNDKELLRLFRSSENRNYAFNMIVRKYQERLYWHIRKMVLDHDDANDLLQNTFIKAWKGLDNFREDAELFTWLYRIATNETLTFLKQKRNKFLLPIVDVEKELEQTLESDQYFDGNELQKKVQKAILTLPAKQRLIFNMKYFDDMKYEEIAEVLGTSVGALKASFHLATKKIQKYIENN; from the coding sequence ATGTCCGACAATAACGACAAAGAACTATTAAGACTTTTCCGAAGCTCAGAGAACAGAAACTACGCGTTCAACATGATTGTCCGTAAGTACCAGGAAAGGCTTTACTGGCACATCCGGAAAATGGTTTTGGATCATGATGATGCCAATGATCTTCTTCAAAATACTTTTATTAAGGCATGGAAAGGACTTGATAATTTCAGAGAAGATGCGGAGCTTTTTACCTGGTTATACAGAATTGCGACAAATGAAACACTTACTTTTTTGAAGCAAAAACGGAACAAATTTTTATTGCCTATTGTTGATGTTGAAAAGGAGCTGGAGCAAACCCTGGAAAGTGATCAATATTTTGATGGCAACGAATTACAGAAGAAGGTTCAGAAAGCTATTCTTACTCTGCCGGCTAAACAAAGATTAATTTTCAATATGAAATATTTTGATGATATGAAGTATGAAGAAATCGCTGAGGTTCTGGGTACCAGTGTGGGGGCATTAAAAGCAAGTTTCCATCTTGCTACCAAAAAGATACAAAAATACATAGAGAATAATTAA